A portion of the Bacteroidia bacterium genome contains these proteins:
- the rbsK gene encoding ribokinase produces the protein MKKIVCMGSVNMDLVMFAESIPIPGQTLVTDNFQTFPGGKGGNQAVAASKLGADVTYFTKLGTDSFSEELTAVMSSSGVNMDRNIQLKGGTAGIAMIMVDKNGQNSILFTPGANAQLTPQDVLSNKEVFEECDILLITLEINVDTAYEAIKLAKSLGKTVVLDPAPVPQKPIPKEIARSVDFVKPNETEAKSITNIDVVDYESGELALKALVDYGFASPMISMGKMGVLTIDQNVVKRLPVVDLKPVDTTAAGDVFLGGFVAALSKGWAFLDAIEFAQTAAAISVTRKGAQSSIPNLDEVNQLYKKSKK, from the coding sequence ATGAAAAAAATAGTTTGCATGGGAAGTGTAAACATGGATTTAGTTATGTTTGCAGAGAGTATCCCAATTCCTGGACAAACCTTAGTGACCGACAATTTTCAAACTTTCCCTGGAGGAAAGGGGGGAAATCAAGCTGTTGCAGCTTCAAAATTGGGAGCAGATGTAACCTATTTTACAAAATTAGGGACCGATAGTTTTTCTGAAGAACTAACAGCTGTTATGTCCTCTAGTGGTGTAAATATGGATCGTAATATCCAACTGAAAGGTGGGACAGCAGGTATTGCAATGATAATGGTTGATAAAAATGGTCAAAACTCAATTTTATTTACCCCTGGTGCAAATGCTCAACTTACTCCGCAAGATGTATTATCAAACAAAGAAGTGTTTGAAGAGTGCGATATTTTGTTAATTACTTTAGAGATCAATGTTGATACAGCTTATGAAGCGATTAAGTTGGCTAAATCTTTAGGCAAAACTGTAGTTTTAGATCCTGCCCCTGTTCCCCAAAAACCTATTCCAAAGGAGATTGCTAGAAGTGTTGATTTTGTTAAGCCAAATGAAACTGAGGCTAAATCAATAACCAACATAGATGTAGTTGATTATGAGAGTGGGGAACTAGCTTTAAAAGCACTTGTAGATTATGGATTCGCTTCTCCAATGATTTCGATGGGAAAAATGGGTGTTTTAACTATTGATCAAAATGTTGTTAAGCGATTGCCTGTAGTTGATTTAAAACCGGTTGATACAACAGCTGCCGGAGATGTTTTTCTGGGAGGCTTTGTTGCTGCCTTATCAAAAGGGTGGGCTTTCTTAGATGCAATAGAGTTTGCCCAAACAGCTGCAGCTATAAGTGTCACAAGAAAAGGTGCTCAATCCTCAATACCCAATTTAGATGAGGTTAATCAGCTATATAAGAAAAGTAAAAAATAG